In one window of Bdellovibrio bacteriovorus W DNA:
- a CDS encoding putative intracellular septation protein (COG2917 Intracellular septation protein A), whose translation MRTPENKKQALSLFFAGLLPVIAFTVIEEYYGILYGLIVGMIFGLGEIIYELIRYRKVQKITWIGNGALLVLGGASLIASDGIWFKLQPALMEGALCLALLISVLIGKPLFSYLAEQQGQSLPKILKDAMVGLTLRTSFFFAIHTGLAIWAAFTWSTRSWALLKGVGLTVSFILYLIIEAFFLRRHILKNRG comes from the coding sequence ATGAGAACACCTGAGAATAAAAAACAAGCCCTGAGCCTTTTCTTCGCTGGACTTCTTCCCGTGATCGCATTCACGGTGATTGAAGAGTATTACGGCATTCTCTATGGCCTGATTGTCGGAATGATTTTCGGCCTCGGAGAAATTATTTACGAACTTATACGCTATCGTAAAGTTCAAAAGATAACTTGGATCGGTAACGGCGCCTTGTTGGTTTTAGGGGGAGCCTCCCTCATTGCCTCAGACGGCATTTGGTTTAAACTTCAACCGGCCTTGATGGAGGGCGCTCTTTGCCTTGCTCTCTTAATTTCCGTCTTGATCGGTAAGCCCTTGTTCTCGTATCTTGCTGAACAACAAGGCCAAAGCCTGCCGAAAATCCTTAAAGACGCAATGGTGGGGCTAACACTAAGAACTTCATTTTTCTTTGCTATTCACACAGGACTTGCCATCTGGGCCGCCTTTACTTGGAGTACAAGATCTTGGGCCCTGCTAAAAGGTGTGGGCCTCACCGTGAGCTTTATCCTGTATCTTATCATCGAAGCTTTCTTTCTTCGCCGGCACATACTAAAAAATAGAGGATGA
- a CDS encoding trypsin (COG5640 Secreted trypsin-like serine protease) encodes MKMNFLIAGLMMMSAPVFAKSGPVEGKIVGGVEASIGEFPYIVSLQSSSHFCGGSLIKKNWVLTAAHCVRGASVRKVVIGLHDRSNAVNAETIVPKRIIAHPEYNSRTMENDFALIELSEDSSYAPVALNPSEIVLPEDGSEIMTTIAGWGATREGSYSLPNVLQKVSVPLVSTEACNKAYRDSITDSMICAGYESGGKDSCQGDSGGPLVAQDQNNQTYLVGVVSWGQGCARANYYGVYAKVSNAYNWIAETAQ; translated from the coding sequence ATGAAAATGAATTTCTTAATCGCAGGCCTCATGATGATGTCTGCTCCGGTATTTGCGAAGTCTGGTCCTGTAGAAGGTAAAATCGTTGGCGGCGTTGAGGCATCCATCGGTGAGTTCCCATACATTGTGTCGCTACAGAGCAGCAGTCACTTTTGCGGCGGTTCTCTCATCAAGAAAAACTGGGTATTAACAGCGGCTCATTGCGTTCGTGGTGCCTCTGTGAGGAAAGTTGTCATTGGTCTTCATGATCGTTCAAATGCAGTGAATGCCGAAACTATCGTTCCAAAAAGAATTATCGCTCACCCTGAATATAACAGCCGTACAATGGAAAATGATTTTGCATTGATCGAGCTATCTGAGGATTCTTCTTACGCACCTGTTGCTTTGAATCCGTCTGAAATTGTTCTTCCGGAAGACGGTTCTGAGATCATGACAACAATTGCTGGTTGGGGTGCAACTCGTGAAGGATCTTACTCTTTGCCAAATGTATTGCAGAAAGTAAGCGTGCCATTGGTTTCTACTGAGGCTTGCAACAAGGCTTATCGAGACTCAATCACAGACAGCATGATCTGCGCGGGATATGAATCCGGCGGTAAAGACTCTTGCCAAGGTGATTCTGGTGGTCCACTAGTGGCTCAAGATCAAAACAATCAAACTTACCTTGTGGGTGTAGTGAGCTGGGGACAGGGGTGTGCACGTGCGAATTACTACGGCGTTTATGCTAAAGTCAGCAACGCTTATAACTGGATTGCAGAAACAGCTCAGTGA
- a CDS encoding hypothetical protein (COG0021 Transketolase), producing MSWQNVIILLICLSFTPSLQAQYRTKHSQWVHAGFGFVTAEQIQRAVEETNRDRQFQGRRVIVIDNTGASKEGQPVFRTMGFTEKDVLNMVNDENGATCSQKHLQGDLANRWCHASVVKVIDRSLRAQGLSPVLAAIAGAAFFVPKEFLIDKNPSASDLVTADLEAYKNKNTKVEVSIFGDGAIFITLNKRF from the coding sequence ATGAGCTGGCAGAACGTTATTATCTTACTCATATGTTTAAGCTTTACCCCGTCTCTTCAAGCCCAGTACCGCACTAAGCATTCTCAATGGGTGCACGCTGGTTTTGGTTTTGTCACTGCCGAACAAATTCAAAGAGCCGTTGAAGAGACCAATAGGGACCGCCAATTCCAGGGTCGCCGCGTGATTGTTATTGATAACACGGGAGCAAGTAAAGAAGGTCAGCCTGTCTTTAGAACGATGGGCTTTACGGAAAAAGACGTCTTAAATATGGTCAATGACGAAAACGGGGCTACTTGTTCGCAAAAGCATTTACAAGGGGATCTCGCGAACCGCTGGTGCCACGCTTCAGTCGTTAAAGTCATTGATCGGTCCTTGCGCGCGCAAGGCCTTTCTCCAGTACTTGCTGCCATCGCAGGAGCTGCGTTTTTTGTGCCTAAGGAATTTTTGATCGATAAAAACCCATCGGCTTCAGATCTTGTCACCGCCGACCTAGAAGCCTATAAAAATAAAAACACCAAGGTTGAAGTTTCTATCTTTGGCGACGGAGCCATTTTTATCACTCTGAATAAGCGCTTCTAA
- a CDS encoding hypothetical protein (COG2911 Uncharacterized protein conserved in bacteria), whose product MLKIFFSTLAAVFFILIGALVFIWFKPDLIVNEKNIRWGLQYTPEDLKVSWKTLDIRFENPRWYEKRIALDAGDLCIQYQTLLDTCLSELVAEAYISFEGFRFSLLEVTEVKVHATHLNVLLPKSEEKEVKKDSSILPRLSLPPFAKLFPQKLDLSLIRDFAIIVDDFSIQLSPEALPYRGKISLEREILKDRLNELNLNLKASANQDDKLQVQTSLRAFIDSKNLNINGNANIKIPAAKVAIPIDLKWQNELTLSSAPVIEMEKLTLAPKVSLKWNQREILLTLEDVKNKNIWRGAELGMRTCILQAELSQKLGHPENIDLKCSLLARPLKKIKYIDTVDTELRVRIKTVSFGEDISEKLSLEGEVELSGATALVQGNIEALGNISMQLKPHFKITELRSHLLWDLAVPEFALWKDLTERTAFAIPAPLHVLKGPITLKGSAVIPEKDSALNAKAELKTILKSERQKFYSTTQVQAELRNSVLDPKGLKVAVQALLEEIVLEAPPLRLEAPPQVLPDGRFKLTRDADLQKKKKKEEAKKPTFPIEWSVEVKNEKPILVSNQIFKTPLPFAVDIQVDQNLSPQGKASLLKYPFEIFKKAATVERIDVILHPNSQTPELSGKVTYKNPEVDIDILLLGSTAKPRVEFESDPPLNRQQIISVLLFNKSLDELNEEEVSSATNISHAMSDGAFGLFSLIFLSSTPIQSIGYDPVSQNYTARLKIDDSTTLSIGSNFDERRQFTVRRRLGGPWSVRTELRQTEEQPDVVLTLLEWLKRF is encoded by the coding sequence ATGTTAAAAATATTTTTTAGTACTCTCGCTGCTGTCTTTTTTATCCTTATAGGTGCTCTGGTATTTATTTGGTTTAAGCCTGATCTCATCGTCAACGAGAAGAATATTCGCTGGGGCCTTCAGTACACCCCCGAGGATCTTAAAGTTTCCTGGAAGACCTTAGATATTCGTTTTGAAAACCCACGATGGTATGAAAAAAGAATCGCTTTAGATGCGGGTGATCTTTGCATCCAGTACCAAACTTTATTAGACACTTGTCTTTCTGAACTCGTTGCAGAAGCTTATATTTCCTTTGAAGGTTTCCGCTTCTCCCTTTTAGAAGTGACGGAAGTTAAAGTTCACGCCACGCATCTCAATGTGCTCTTGCCAAAGTCAGAAGAAAAAGAAGTAAAAAAAGATAGCAGCATTCTCCCGCGTTTGTCTTTACCTCCTTTTGCAAAGCTCTTCCCGCAAAAGCTCGATCTAAGCCTGATTAGAGATTTTGCGATCATAGTGGATGACTTTTCGATTCAACTCTCACCTGAGGCCCTTCCCTATCGAGGAAAGATTTCATTAGAGCGCGAGATTCTGAAAGATCGCCTGAACGAACTTAATTTGAATTTAAAAGCGTCTGCCAACCAAGACGATAAACTGCAGGTTCAAACATCCCTCAGAGCTTTTATTGATTCCAAAAACTTAAATATTAACGGCAATGCCAATATAAAAATTCCTGCTGCTAAGGTTGCCATTCCTATAGATCTAAAGTGGCAAAACGAGTTAACTCTCAGTTCAGCTCCCGTGATTGAAATGGAGAAGCTAACACTGGCTCCAAAAGTGTCTTTGAAATGGAATCAAAGAGAGATTCTTCTTACTCTAGAGGATGTGAAAAATAAAAATATTTGGCGAGGTGCTGAGCTTGGGATGAGAACTTGTATCTTGCAAGCCGAGCTCTCTCAAAAACTAGGTCACCCTGAGAACATTGATTTGAAATGTTCTCTTCTTGCGCGCCCCCTTAAAAAAATTAAATACATTGATACGGTTGATACCGAACTGCGTGTCAGAATTAAAACCGTCTCTTTCGGTGAGGATATTTCTGAAAAACTCTCCCTTGAAGGAGAAGTCGAACTCTCTGGAGCGACAGCCCTAGTACAAGGAAATATTGAAGCCTTGGGCAATATCAGCATGCAGCTAAAGCCACATTTCAAAATTACCGAACTGCGCTCGCACCTTTTATGGGACCTTGCAGTACCTGAATTCGCTCTGTGGAAAGATCTTACGGAGCGCACTGCTTTTGCGATCCCCGCTCCTTTGCATGTTTTAAAAGGGCCTATCACACTTAAAGGGAGTGCCGTCATTCCTGAGAAGGATTCAGCCCTGAACGCAAAAGCTGAACTAAAAACAATATTGAAATCAGAACGCCAAAAATTTTATTCCACCACTCAAGTACAGGCAGAGCTGCGCAATTCCGTGCTTGATCCTAAAGGTCTTAAAGTTGCTGTTCAGGCGCTTTTAGAAGAAATCGTTTTAGAGGCTCCCCCACTGCGCTTAGAGGCTCCTCCGCAAGTTTTACCGGACGGTCGCTTTAAACTCACACGAGACGCAGACCTTCAAAAAAAGAAAAAGAAAGAAGAGGCCAAGAAACCAACATTCCCCATCGAGTGGAGTGTTGAGGTCAAAAACGAAAAGCCTATTTTAGTTTCAAATCAAATTTTTAAAACGCCACTTCCGTTTGCGGTAGATATTCAAGTCGATCAAAACCTCAGCCCTCAAGGAAAAGCTTCACTATTAAAGTATCCGTTTGAGATCTTTAAAAAAGCAGCCACGGTTGAGCGTATAGATGTGATTCTTCATCCGAACTCACAAACCCCAGAACTATCAGGCAAAGTGACTTATAAAAATCCTGAGGTGGATATTGATATTTTACTTTTGGGTAGCACTGCTAAACCACGCGTAGAGTTTGAAAGCGATCCTCCTCTGAACCGCCAGCAGATCATCTCTGTCTTGCTATTTAATAAATCCTTAGATGAATTGAACGAAGAAGAAGTCTCTTCAGCGACTAATATTTCTCATGCTATGTCGGATGGAGCCTTTGGATTGTTCTCTTTGATTTTCCTGTCTTCTACTCCGATACAATCCATTGGCTATGATCCCGTCAGCCAAAACTATACGGCCCGTCTGAAAATTGACGATTCGACGACGTTAAGTATTGGTTCTAATTTTGATGAACGCCGCCAATTTACGGTGCGCCGAAGACTGGGCGGCCCGTGGTCGGTACGCACGGAATTGCGCCAAACAGAAGAGCAACCCGACGTAGTTTTGACATTGCTTGAGTGGCTGAAGAGGTTTTAG
- a CDS encoding type III restriction protein res subunit (COG1061 DNA or RNA helicases of superfamily II): protein MYQLRPYQQEAVKATLNHFRREKAPAVIVLPTGAGKSLVIAELARLARGRVLVLAHVKELVEQNHGKYKSFGLEAGIFSAGLQRKDFEQKVIFGSIQSVARAEEEFFENFSLVVIDECHRVSVTGETQYFQVIEKLKKHNSDLCILGLTATPYRLGLGWIYNYNSHLKIQQTTEERFFKKCIYDLSIKYMIKNGYLTRPVKIDSPVACYDFSSLKIHGMSYLQSQVEEILKDQKRITPLIIKNIIEMSKDRHGVMIFTSSVNHAIEIMQCLPPYVAALVVGDTDNKDRDEIIEAFKARKLKFLVNVSVLTTGFDAPHVDVIAILRPTESISLYQQIIGRGLRLSPKKEDCLILDYTGQNHDLYSPEIDDDKPSNQSVIVEVPCPSCGSINHFWGLKDSDGEVTEHFGRRCKGAFEDPVTNEIEPCGFRFRFKLCDRCGEENDISARSCTACDHLLVDTDKKLKEAMSLKDAHVLRVDSMTYQKGFDKRGNERLEVRYYDVEANFLTEYFYLNSSESVQAFYYNFIRMHTKRPEVKIFIKDVDDLLNRQHLFRSPLFVVARKQKQFWSIREKVFE from the coding sequence ATGTATCAACTGCGCCCCTATCAACAAGAAGCCGTCAAAGCGACTTTAAATCATTTCCGTAGGGAAAAGGCACCGGCTGTTATTGTTTTACCGACAGGGGCCGGGAAGAGCTTAGTGATCGCAGAGCTTGCAAGGCTTGCTCGCGGGCGGGTTTTAGTCCTTGCCCATGTCAAAGAACTGGTGGAGCAAAACCACGGGAAATATAAAAGCTTTGGGCTTGAGGCCGGGATATTTTCAGCGGGTTTGCAGCGCAAAGATTTTGAACAAAAGGTCATTTTTGGCAGTATCCAGTCCGTGGCCAGAGCCGAAGAAGAGTTTTTCGAGAATTTTTCCCTAGTTGTTATCGACGAGTGCCATCGGGTTTCTGTCACGGGCGAAACACAATACTTTCAAGTCATTGAAAAGTTAAAAAAACATAATTCGGATCTTTGTATCTTGGGACTCACGGCGACTCCTTATCGCTTAGGCTTAGGTTGGATCTATAATTATAATTCTCACTTAAAAATTCAGCAGACTACGGAAGAGCGCTTCTTTAAAAAATGTATTTATGATTTGAGTATCAAGTACATGATTAAAAATGGTTACCTGACGAGGCCTGTGAAAATTGACTCACCCGTGGCCTGCTATGATTTCTCCAGTTTGAAAATTCATGGGATGAGTTATTTGCAGTCACAAGTCGAAGAAATTCTTAAAGATCAAAAAAGAATCACGCCCTTAATTATCAAAAACATTATTGAAATGTCGAAAGACCGTCATGGCGTCATGATTTTTACAAGCTCGGTGAATCACGCTATTGAAATCATGCAGTGTTTGCCACCTTATGTAGCAGCCTTGGTGGTAGGGGATACTGACAATAAAGATCGCGATGAAATCATTGAGGCCTTCAAGGCGCGTAAACTAAAATTCTTGGTCAATGTGTCTGTGCTCACGACGGGCTTTGATGCGCCTCATGTCGATGTGATTGCGATCTTGCGGCCTACTGAATCTATAAGTCTTTATCAGCAAATTATTGGCAGAGGCTTGCGGCTGAGTCCCAAAAAAGAAGATTGTCTGATTCTTGATTACACAGGCCAAAATCATGATTTGTACTCACCGGAAATTGATGATGACAAACCCTCGAATCAATCTGTCATCGTTGAAGTACCGTGTCCTTCCTGCGGGTCTATCAATCATTTCTGGGGACTCAAAGATAGTGACGGAGAAGTGACTGAGCATTTCGGTAGACGCTGTAAAGGGGCCTTCGAAGATCCAGTCACCAATGAAATTGAGCCCTGTGGTTTTAGATTTCGCTTTAAGCTCTGTGATCGCTGTGGGGAAGAAAACGATATCTCAGCGCGCAGTTGCACTGCCTGTGATCATCTCTTAGTAGATACAGATAAGAAACTCAAAGAGGCTATGAGTCTCAAAGATGCCCATGTTTTGCGTGTGGACTCGATGACTTATCAAAAAGGTTTTGATAAGCGCGGCAATGAGAGACTCGAAGTGCGCTACTATGATGTGGAAGCCAATTTTTTGACAGAGTATTTCTATCTAAACTCTTCTGAAAGTGTGCAGGCTTTTTATTATAACTTTATCCGCATGCACACCAAAAGACCTGAGGTGAAGATCTTCATCAAAGATGTGGATGATCTACTTAATCGGCAGCATCTTTTCCGAAGCCCGTTGTTTGTGGTCGCAAGAAAACAGAAGCAGTTCTGGAGTATTCGCGAGAAGGTTTTTGAGTAA
- a CDS encoding dihydroorotase (COG0044 Dihydroorotase and related cyclic amidohydrolases) → MPNHYDILIKNGTCLVPNSDESHLVETRSDIGIKDGKITAIQENLSGTATKEIDATGKHVLPGVIDSQVHFREPGLTHKEDLETGTRAAVLGGVTTIFEMPNTNPPTTSQAAFQEKLDLAKNRAHSNYAFFIGGSHDNVSELAKLERLQHCSGIKIFMGSSTGTLLVEDDATLEKILQNGSRRVILHSEDEMRLRERKHIAEESGDVHDHPVWRDVTTATQSTERLLRLARKTGRKIHVLHVSTGEEMDLLKNSKDIATVEVLPQHLTLSAPDCYDRLGTLAQQNPPIREKRHLERIWQAVQDGTADIIGSDHAPHTLEEKARPYPQSPSGVPGVQTLVPLMLNFVNEGKISLARFVEMVTLNPVKTFGILNKGMLKENFDADITIVDMNKTKTISNSWIASRSAWTPFDGMEVKGWMTHTVVNGKVVMENDQVILPHQGQPVFFKDCQ, encoded by the coding sequence ATGCCAAACCATTACGATATCTTGATAAAAAATGGAACCTGCCTTGTTCCCAACTCTGACGAGAGTCACTTAGTCGAAACTCGCTCAGATATTGGTATCAAAGATGGAAAAATCACCGCCATCCAAGAAAACCTTTCCGGCACCGCTACAAAAGAGATCGATGCCACCGGAAAGCACGTTCTCCCAGGAGTGATTGATAGCCAAGTTCACTTTCGCGAACCCGGCCTGACTCACAAAGAAGACCTTGAGACTGGAACTCGCGCGGCAGTACTGGGCGGAGTCACAACCATCTTTGAAATGCCCAACACCAACCCACCAACGACATCACAAGCGGCTTTTCAAGAAAAACTAGACCTCGCGAAGAACCGCGCTCACAGTAACTACGCTTTTTTCATTGGTGGCTCGCACGACAACGTGAGTGAGCTTGCAAAACTTGAGCGACTTCAGCACTGCTCAGGTATTAAGATCTTTATGGGTAGCTCCACTGGAACTCTTTTGGTTGAGGACGATGCAACTTTAGAAAAAATCCTACAAAATGGTTCCCGCCGCGTGATCTTGCATAGTGAAGACGAAATGCGTCTGCGTGAAAGAAAACACATCGCTGAAGAATCTGGTGACGTTCACGATCACCCCGTTTGGCGCGATGTCACCACAGCGACACAATCTACAGAGCGCCTTTTAAGACTTGCACGAAAAACAGGACGTAAAATTCACGTACTTCACGTTTCAACGGGTGAAGAAATGGATTTACTTAAAAACTCTAAAGACATTGCAACCGTTGAAGTTCTTCCGCAGCACCTCACTCTTTCAGCGCCAGATTGTTATGATCGCCTTGGAACTTTAGCGCAACAAAATCCGCCGATTCGCGAAAAAAGACATCTGGAAAGAATTTGGCAGGCCGTTCAAGATGGAACTGCCGACATCATCGGGTCCGATCATGCACCTCATACTTTAGAGGAAAAAGCTCGCCCCTACCCGCAAAGTCCCTCGGGGGTCCCAGGAGTGCAAACTCTGGTTCCTTTGATGCTAAACTTTGTGAACGAAGGCAAGATCTCTCTCGCGCGTTTTGTCGAGATGGTGACTTTAAATCCCGTCAAAACTTTTGGAATCCTAAACAAGGGAATGCTGAAAGAAAATTTTGATGCTGATATCACCATCGTAGATATGAATAAAACAAAAACTATTTCAAACTCTTGGATCGCCAGTCGAAGTGCGTGGACGCCCTTTGATGGCATGGAAGTCAAAGGCTGGATGACTCACACCGTGGTCAACGGCAAAGTCGTGATGGAAAATGATCAAGTTATTTTACCTCATCAAGGCCAGCCCGTATTTTTTAAAGACTGCCAATGA
- a CDS encoding Methyltransferase type 11 (COG0500 SAM-dependent methyltransferases), with product MNENQTTHFNEKAKTWDTPEKIEKAASYGQKIKEVLKQDHFSKVLEIGCGTGLLGSQFWQSNSQYVGLDTSSEMLSVLHSKCDDKDLVRSYLLNMDTEEVPEKDFDLVVSSMAFHHLKDPKNTVQRLAAHLSANAAVAVIDLRTEDGSFHPDPQSMGVHHSGFSEEEISAWATALGAEVLYLDTIHTVQKNGKEYPLFLAVFRKR from the coding sequence ATGAACGAAAATCAAACGACCCACTTTAATGAAAAAGCAAAAACTTGGGACACTCCTGAGAAAATTGAAAAAGCAGCATCTTATGGACAGAAAATTAAAGAGGTGCTTAAGCAAGATCACTTTTCAAAAGTTCTTGAGATTGGATGCGGCACAGGATTGCTAGGTTCTCAGTTCTGGCAAAGCAACTCTCAGTATGTCGGATTAGACACCTCTTCAGAGATGCTCTCTGTTTTGCACAGCAAGTGCGACGACAAGGACTTGGTCCGCTCTTATCTTTTAAACATGGATACAGAAGAGGTCCCTGAAAAAGATTTTGATCTGGTAGTGTCTTCGATGGCCTTCCATCACTTAAAAGATCCAAAGAACACCGTTCAAAGACTTGCAGCGCATTTAAGTGCAAATGCTGCCGTTGCGGTGATTGATTTACGCACGGAAGATGGCAGCTTTCATCCAGACCCTCAAAGTATGGGAGTTCATCACTCTGGTTTTTCAGAAGAAGAAATCAGCGCGTGGGCCACAGCGCTGGGCGCTGAAGTTTTATACTTAGACACTATTCATACGGTTCAAAAGAACGGGAAAGAATATCCGTTGTTTTTGGCGGTGTTTAGAAAACGGTAA
- a CDS encoding putative secreted nuclease (COG2356 Endonuclease I): protein MKSIIMLALLTWFSYQGHAATSSQEVPYYGEAFYRELASGVTNDDLKDSLKKVLLSYHQKQDGDLDQIVKGCNGEKCYGHVSLGYDRARIFMMGVYYLTKTNKGYAIYDVYCDTNKTTEDFIHGNGPGPKNIPDGEILNTEHTWPQSRFSRRFDKNMQKSDLHHLYPTDSDMNSVRGNNPFGEVAKDSRVLECPASRTGKSTSGSEEVFEPPKNHKGNVARALFYFSVRYEMPLGKNQEAFLRKWHKEDPVNEEEIRRNDFIQSVQGNRNPFIDHPELVDRIDKF from the coding sequence ATGAAGTCCATTATTATGTTAGCATTGCTGACTTGGTTTTCTTATCAAGGACATGCAGCCACTAGTTCCCAAGAAGTTCCGTATTACGGAGAAGCTTTTTACCGCGAACTTGCCAGTGGTGTGACCAACGACGATCTTAAAGACAGCCTTAAAAAAGTACTTCTGAGTTATCATCAAAAACAAGATGGTGACCTTGATCAAATCGTCAAAGGCTGCAACGGAGAGAAGTGCTACGGCCATGTCTCTTTAGGTTACGATCGCGCACGAATTTTTATGATGGGCGTCTACTACCTAACGAAGACCAACAAAGGCTACGCGATCTACGACGTTTACTGCGATACAAATAAGACCACCGAAGACTTTATCCACGGCAACGGCCCAGGCCCTAAAAATATTCCTGACGGTGAAATCTTAAACACCGAGCACACCTGGCCACAAAGCAGATTCTCTCGCCGCTTTGACAAGAACATGCAAAAATCCGATCTGCATCACCTCTACCCAACAGACAGCGATATGAACTCAGTTCGTGGGAACAATCCGTTCGGTGAAGTAGCTAAGGACTCTCGTGTTTTAGAATGCCCAGCATCGCGCACAGGAAAATCCACATCTGGAAGCGAAGAAGTTTTTGAACCACCAAAAAATCACAAAGGCAACGTGGCGCGCGCTCTATTTTACTTCTCTGTTCGCTATGAAATGCCACTAGGGAAAAACCAAGAAGCCTTCTTGCGCAAATGGCATAAAGAAGACCCTGTGAACGAAGAAGAAATCCGCCGCAACGATTTCATTCAATCTGTTCAAGGAAATCGCAATCCATTTATTGACCACCCAGAGTTGGTGGATCGTATTGATAAGTTCTAA
- a CDS encoding putative outer membrane protein (COG0729 Outer membrane protein): MPLLIALLLTLWSLPTLAQPVKYEVCGLQIESEEQSFQLTKTEEDWLCGTAGSPSWKGSPDSQKILFLTAFLQSRGFHQPVIEYLPQSVHIQTGPQSKLQLLELQNAPNAWNWKRRRDVKNRPFTPVVLNEFTKWAQRRLQENGHPCPVVKSEAIVEEETFILKVEEDLESIFGPVETSGESDLDPKILDRYSAYFERKEFDIRLLEITANRILVDDLYLSAYFDIICDGKENFKIVRRVVPAKPHLLTFGLGFDSEGGVIFRSLLKKSRLTDKADSLQVNLYSSFIEQTLSAQYRHFYLEDLSLRHHLLFSPSIKRQKESNYETVSYQMGASLVFGWEQESHSIEAKAGPLLERLDLIADTGNERIDSLKIETEIRFLSHLYEYFLNDPQKGWVVVVNTSTQFAGARAHENIHKVQLRHQILWNLWDWDPALLILAWRGWAGTYVISDGKTDTNEIPINQRFFLGGDNTLRGFVRQKLPFSNDGFLSVLYQGFELRLGKWLPYNLQPYVLFDFAKGGETANELAKENYYSLGLGMRWASPLGTVRGTLAQGFMTPDPSPSVGGAHDLMLIFSFGREF, encoded by the coding sequence ATGCCTCTTCTCATTGCTCTACTTCTCACTTTATGGTCCCTTCCCACATTGGCTCAGCCAGTGAAATATGAGGTTTGTGGTCTGCAAATTGAGTCTGAGGAACAGAGCTTTCAACTTACAAAAACTGAAGAAGACTGGCTCTGTGGGACTGCAGGAAGCCCCTCATGGAAAGGCTCTCCGGATTCCCAAAAGATATTGTTTCTGACTGCATTTTTACAAAGCAGAGGTTTTCACCAACCGGTGATCGAGTATCTGCCTCAGTCCGTTCATATTCAAACCGGCCCTCAATCCAAGCTTCAACTTTTAGAGTTGCAAAATGCACCGAATGCTTGGAACTGGAAACGTCGCCGCGACGTAAAGAATCGCCCCTTCACTCCTGTTGTCCTTAACGAATTCACGAAGTGGGCGCAAAGGCGACTTCAAGAAAATGGACACCCCTGCCCCGTTGTTAAGTCTGAGGCCATTGTTGAAGAAGAAACTTTTATCTTAAAAGTTGAAGAGGACCTTGAGTCCATCTTCGGCCCCGTAGAAACCAGTGGAGAGTCTGATCTTGATCCAAAAATCTTAGATCGATATTCAGCTTACTTTGAAAGAAAAGAATTCGATATTCGTCTTCTGGAAATCACCGCCAATCGTATCTTGGTTGATGATCTTTACTTGAGTGCATATTTTGACATTATCTGCGACGGAAAAGAGAACTTCAAAATTGTTCGCAGAGTAGTGCCAGCAAAACCTCATCTTCTAACTTTCGGTTTGGGTTTTGACTCTGAAGGCGGTGTGATTTTTCGCTCACTTTTAAAGAAATCTCGTCTGACAGATAAGGCTGACTCTCTACAGGTCAATCTCTACTCTTCGTTTATTGAACAAACTCTTTCAGCGCAATATAGACATTTCTATCTTGAGGACTTAAGCCTGCGCCATCATCTTCTATTCAGTCCGTCCATCAAGAGACAAAAGGAATCCAACTACGAAACCGTGAGCTATCAAATGGGCGCAAGTCTTGTTTTCGGATGGGAGCAAGAATCTCACTCCATCGAAGCAAAAGCCGGCCCCTTGCTCGAGCGCTTAGATCTTATAGCTGACACTGGAAACGAAAGAATTGATTCCTTAAAAATTGAGACTGAGATTCGCTTCCTCAGCCACCTCTATGAGTATTTCTTAAATGACCCACAAAAAGGCTGGGTCGTTGTGGTCAACACTTCCACTCAGTTTGCAGGTGCCAGAGCCCATGAAAATATTCATAAAGTGCAATTGCGCCACCAAATTTTATGGAACCTTTGGGACTGGGACCCTGCTCTGCTGATCTTAGCTTGGCGTGGCTGGGCTGGTACTTATGTGATTTCAGATGGAAAGACCGATACTAATGAAATTCCGATCAATCAAAGATTCTTTCTAGGGGGGGATAATACTCTTAGAGGTTTCGTCCGTCAGAAACTTCCATTTTCTAATGATGGTTTTTTAAGCGTGCTCTATCAGGGCTTTGAACTTCGCTTGGGCAAATGGCTACCTTACAATTTGCAGCCCTATGTCCTCTTCGATTTTGCAAAAGGTGGAGAAACCGCCAATGAACTTGCCAAAGAAAATTACTATTCTCTAGGGTTGGGGATGCGCTGGGCCTCGCCTTTAGGAACTGTGCGCGGAACATTGGCACAAGGATTTATGACGCCCGATCCTTCTCCGAGTGTAGGTGGAGCCCATGATCTTATGTTGATCTTCAGCTTCGGAAGGGAGTTCTAG